From a region of the Paenibacillus sp. R14(2021) genome:
- the flgK gene encoding flagellar hook-associated protein FlgK, giving the protein MTSTFHSIETAKRSLFAQQTSINTVGHNISNANTEGYSRQRVTMTAARPMEAFGINRSTSAGQLGTGVEATAINRVRTSFLDDQFRNQSKYLGAWSVQSDTLNKLESIVNEPSDSGIRTVMDKFYQAWSDLSKDPENVTGRKIVRETALALTDSFNQTSKQMQDLSADLTSSIDVKATEANTYINTISSLNTQIRRIESLGDDANDLRDQRDLLTDKLSQIVNINVTQAPEGYNISMGGTNLVAGDTVTPLTPAALEAAFQTGDLNSGEVFGMITSRDVYVADYVKQLDTLANTLATGNIQVTVPAGSVLPGTTTPLATATTMTVQGINGLHKLGYTMGNPATGADDFFTFKAGATGFTAASMQLNANITSDTNNIATSMRTTTTGGTSTVVVGNNSLALLMSGLNEVKFTFDQSATGNGISEATINNFYSSMVGALGVQSQEALRQYQNSTAQTEQVDSNRQAVSGVSLDEEMSDLVKYQHAYGAAARFMTTFDQLLEKLINGTGVVGR; this is encoded by the coding sequence ATGACATCGACATTCCATTCGATTGAGACGGCAAAACGAAGTCTGTTTGCACAGCAAACCTCCATTAATACGGTAGGTCACAATATATCAAATGCAAACACGGAGGGGTATTCGCGCCAGCGTGTCACGATGACGGCGGCCAGGCCGATGGAGGCCTTCGGCATAAACCGTTCTACTTCGGCCGGGCAGCTGGGTACGGGCGTCGAAGCAACCGCCATCAATCGCGTTCGGACTTCGTTCTTGGATGACCAGTTCCGCAACCAAAGCAAATATCTCGGCGCTTGGTCCGTCCAATCCGATACGCTGAACAAACTGGAATCCATCGTAAACGAACCCTCGGATTCCGGTATTCGAACCGTTATGGACAAGTTCTACCAGGCTTGGTCGGATCTCAGTAAGGATCCCGAGAACGTAACCGGCCGCAAAATCGTCCGCGAAACCGCGCTTGCGTTGACAGACTCTTTCAATCAGACCAGCAAGCAAATGCAGGATTTAAGCGCCGATTTGACGAGCAGCATCGACGTGAAGGCAACGGAAGCCAATACGTATATCAACACGATTTCTTCGTTGAATACGCAAATCCGGCGCATCGAATCGCTCGGAGACGATGCCAACGATCTTCGAGACCAGCGTGACCTCCTTACGGACAAGCTCTCCCAGATCGTCAACATTAACGTGACGCAGGCGCCGGAAGGCTATAACATTTCCATGGGCGGCACGAACCTGGTAGCCGGCGATACAGTTACTCCGCTTACACCGGCGGCGCTGGAGGCGGCTTTTCAGACCGGCGATCTCAACAGCGGCGAAGTGTTTGGCATGATTACATCGCGGGATGTCTATGTCGCAGATTATGTTAAACAGCTGGATACGCTGGCGAATACGCTGGCTACGGGAAATATCCAGGTGACCGTTCCTGCGGGCTCCGTCCTTCCCGGGACGACGACGCCGCTTGCGACGGCAACGACGATGACCGTCCAAGGGATTAACGGACTTCATAAACTTGGTTATACCATGGGCAATCCAGCCACAGGCGCAGATGACTTCTTTACATTTAAGGCTGGGGCGACGGGTTTTACAGCCGCGAGCATGCAGTTAAATGCCAACATAACAAGTGACACGAACAATATCGCCACTTCCATGCGCACCACTACTACGGGTGGAACAAGTACAGTTGTCGTAGGTAATAACAGTCTGGCCTTGCTGATGTCCGGGCTGAACGAAGTGAAATTCACCTTTGACCAGAGTGCAACCGGGAATGGAATCTCCGAGGCAACAATCAACAACTTTTACAGCTCCATGGTAGGCGCATTGGGCGTACAATCCCAAGAAGCCTTGCGACAATATCAGAATTCCACTGCACAGACCGAGCAGGTCGACAGCAATCGTCAGGCCGTCAGCGGCGTTTCTCTCGACGAGGAAATGTCGGACTTGGTGAAATATCAGCACGCGTACGGCGCAGCTGCCCGTTTCATGACCACCTTCGATCAATTGCTTGAAAAACTGATTAACGGAACCGGCGTTGTCGGCCGCTAA
- a CDS encoding flagellar protein, with product MELDNCPRCGKLYAKNFRDVCPACIKAIDNEYTICADYLRKNKGAHINELADATGVTIKQITKFIKEGRISLVGAPNLMYPCEMCGTLIRENTKCDSCRAKLLHEVNTPKTIAQQEKETKESEKLSSSAASAYRIMDRNNRK from the coding sequence ATGGAACTCGATAACTGTCCGCGCTGCGGCAAACTTTACGCCAAAAACTTCCGCGATGTTTGTCCCGCATGCATTAAAGCCATCGACAACGAGTATACAATATGCGCAGATTACCTTAGGAAAAATAAAGGTGCTCATATCAACGAGCTCGCAGACGCAACGGGAGTAACGATTAAGCAAATTACTAAATTTATTAAAGAAGGCCGGATTTCGCTGGTCGGCGCTCCAAATCTCATGTATCCGTGCGAGATGTGCGGCACGTTGATTCGGGAGAATACGAAGTGCGACAGCTGCAGAGCTAAGCTGCTCCATGAGGTGAACACGCCGAAGACCATCGCGCAGCAAGAGAAGGAAACGAAAGAGTCGGAGAAGCTGTCATCATCAGCAGCATCTGCGTATCGAATCATGGACCGCAATAACCGCAAATAA
- a CDS encoding DEAD/DEAH box helicase: MKVVVYAAGTKEGSKAFWTMVPEVDYAYWLDRHYREAVGAAVGATAAELGLTIVTWSEPIPLGHALQIVERWPEGGRAKELDGNEGEGRGKEKAGVRSSSLEEGEGRRDNGERDGHGNNGGSEKEKAEAELVKKLGGVLQRLVSEAWAGDARMGLPVSRQQDAHAKHVPGAAVPGANAAGARALAARAGRVAALLQGRALLSSEALALLEAAGAAGPAGEAAASWSAWAPALQLAALLGRLRLGGAVAPQPQPRLLRWLQALLGARPRPRLRCQRCGSGMARMRRTPCAACGRACAYCEACLAMGRSRECGLLILGTPSPAAVSGASCAGGAGQPAAPGSYSLTRSAEQGSQPPALPSLAAWNLSPAQTAAASAALAYMAAPADRGNDSRRFLLWAVTGAGKTEMIFPLVAACLSGGGRALIATPRRDVVLELDPRIRKAFPDAAVVTLYGGSPQRWDQGDITLATTHQLFRFREGFELVIIDVIDAFPYHGDPMLQFAASHACKPQGVNMLLSATPPAELRSQARSGRLPHVRVPVRFHRHPLPVPVQLRIPPVRKLLAQCGLPRGLSAALRRSIARGAQLFVFVQQIREVEPLAARLRQLFPALPIGGTSSQDPDRTAKVQQFRDRTIRLLVTTTILERGVTVPRSDVFILDADGRLFDDASLIQMAGRAGRSSEDPAGSVYFCAAVRTRAQQSAIAQIRGMNRIARRQGYLLPKKGGESDCPSVSIGVRSARGCPLSLRFSRQAQEPASSAEAAAARGRRGSSQPCAARVIGAFRGLLIFAAQSAGDRSTVLTASDARKRTASSIVRPCDTMPRFANGWRCISTGVMRLWRRCSVRCCMRPIALWLLKRRFRAGVLFSRMRLFRCR, encoded by the coding sequence ATGAAGGTTGTCGTGTATGCAGCGGGGACGAAGGAAGGTTCAAAGGCGTTCTGGACGATGGTCCCCGAGGTCGATTATGCCTACTGGCTGGATCGGCATTATCGTGAAGCAGTCGGTGCAGCGGTAGGTGCTACGGCAGCTGAGCTGGGGCTGACGATCGTCACTTGGTCGGAGCCGATTCCGCTTGGACATGCCTTGCAGATCGTAGAACGTTGGCCAGAAGGCGGACGTGCCAAGGAATTGGATGGGAACGAAGGCGAGGGGAGGGGCAAAGAAAAAGCCGGAGTAAGGAGCTCAAGTCTAGAAGAAGGCGAGGGACGGCGCGATAACGGAGAGAGAGATGGACACGGTAATAACGGAGGAAGCGAGAAGGAAAAAGCGGAGGCCGAGCTTGTGAAGAAGCTTGGCGGCGTGCTTCAGCGCCTGGTCAGCGAGGCTTGGGCGGGCGACGCCCGCATGGGGCTGCCCGTTTCTCGGCAGCAGGATGCACATGCGAAGCATGTGCCAGGCGCGGCCGTGCCCGGCGCGAATGCCGCGGGCGCGCGGGCGCTGGCGGCGCGTGCTGGCCGCGTCGCTGCGCTGCTGCAGGGACGAGCGCTGCTTAGCAGCGAAGCGCTCGCCCTGCTCGAGGCCGCGGGCGCGGCCGGGCCGGCCGGCGAAGCGGCGGCATCTTGGAGCGCGTGGGCACCCGCGCTTCAGCTGGCCGCGCTGCTCGGCCGGCTGCGCCTGGGCGGCGCGGTCGCCCCGCAGCCGCAGCCCCGGCTGCTGCGGTGGCTGCAAGCGCTGCTGGGCGCGAGGCCGCGCCCGCGGCTCCGCTGCCAGCGCTGCGGCAGCGGCATGGCGCGCATGCGCCGCACGCCATGCGCCGCGTGCGGCCGCGCATGCGCGTACTGCGAGGCATGCCTCGCGATGGGCCGCAGCCGGGAATGCGGCCTGCTCATTCTCGGCACGCCGAGCCCCGCCGCGGTGAGCGGCGCGAGCTGTGCCGGCGGCGCCGGCCAACCCGCGGCGCCAGGCTCTTATTCTCTCACGCGCAGCGCGGAACAGGGCTCTCAACCGCCCGCCCTCCCAAGCCTGGCGGCCTGGAACCTTAGCCCCGCCCAAACGGCGGCAGCCTCCGCGGCGCTGGCCTATATGGCCGCGCCTGCGGACCGAGGGAACGACAGCCGCCGTTTCCTGCTCTGGGCGGTCACCGGAGCGGGCAAAACGGAAATGATTTTCCCGCTCGTCGCGGCATGTCTATCCGGCGGCGGGCGAGCGCTCATCGCAACGCCTAGACGGGATGTTGTGCTCGAGCTGGATCCGCGCATTCGCAAAGCATTTCCTGATGCTGCCGTCGTCACCCTTTACGGTGGAAGTCCGCAGCGCTGGGATCAAGGTGACATTACGCTTGCGACGACACATCAGCTTTTTCGATTCCGAGAAGGCTTCGAGCTTGTCATTATTGATGTGATCGACGCTTTTCCTTATCATGGGGACCCCATGCTGCAATTCGCGGCAAGCCATGCGTGCAAGCCGCAGGGCGTCAACATGCTGCTGTCCGCAACGCCTCCAGCCGAGCTGCGCTCGCAGGCCCGATCCGGCCGCCTGCCGCATGTCCGCGTACCGGTACGGTTTCACAGACATCCGCTCCCCGTGCCGGTACAGCTTCGAATTCCGCCTGTAAGGAAACTGCTGGCGCAGTGCGGCTTGCCCCGCGGCTTATCGGCAGCGCTCCGGAGGTCGATCGCCCGCGGCGCGCAGCTCTTCGTGTTCGTGCAGCAGATCCGCGAGGTAGAGCCGCTCGCAGCACGGCTGCGGCAGCTTTTTCCCGCCCTACCCATCGGGGGAACATCATCGCAAGACCCGGATCGGACGGCCAAAGTACAGCAGTTTCGTGATCGAACCATCCGGCTCCTCGTGACGACGACCATTCTGGAGCGGGGCGTTACGGTGCCGAGGAGCGATGTGTTCATCCTAGATGCAGACGGCAGGCTGTTCGACGATGCTTCGTTAATTCAAATGGCGGGACGCGCCGGCAGGTCCAGCGAGGACCCGGCAGGCAGCGTATACTTCTGCGCCGCTGTCCGGACGCGCGCCCAGCAATCCGCAATCGCTCAAATTCGCGGCATGAACCGGATTGCGAGACGGCAAGGTTATTTGCTTCCGAAGAAAGGGGGGGAATCCGATTGTCCATCCGTATCTATTGGCGTTCGATCTGCCAGGGGTTGCCCGCTCTCACTTCGCTTCTCTCGCCAAGCTCAGGAGCCTGCCTCATCTGCGGAAGCAGCTGCGGCAAGGGGCAGGAGGGGCTCTTCTCAGCCTTGTGCCGCGCGTGTTATCGGGGCATTCCGTGGATTGCTTATATTCGCTGCCCAGTCTGCGGGCGACCGGAGCACTGTCCTGACTGCATCCGACGCCCGCAAGCGGACCGCATCGTCAATCGTTCGGCCGTGCGATACGATGCCAAGATTCGCGAATGGCTGGCGCTGTATAAGTACCGGGGTCATGAGGCTCTGGCGCCGGTGCTCGGTCAGATGCTGTATGCGGCCTATCGCGCTTTGGCTGCTGAAGCGGCGATTCAGAGCCGGAGTCCTTTTCAGCCGGATGCGATTATTCCGGTGCCGGTGA
- the flgL gene encoding flagellar hook-associated protein FlgL: protein MSLRVTPGMMHMQLSRNLNRNLAQMDSLQNQLTTGRKINKPSDDPVGITYSLRYRTELASNEQFQKNADAAHSWLDFNDTVLGQAGDVMKRIKELTVNGSNGTNPQDALDSINSELTQLKSQLIDIANSKLNGKYVFNGQQFDKLPYDVNAPGFDAKQVVTDAGDVSYAVGVGVTLPVNISGNEVFGTGNPVEADNVFSVLDNIISNFAVGNQAGAAAQLGNLASRDAKITNARSEVGAKVNRIELMQNRLDDLGINLTDMQSKTEDADYDKLLIDSKINENIYQASLSVGAKVISPSLVDFLH, encoded by the coding sequence ATGTCCTTGCGCGTAACACCGGGAATGATGCACATGCAGCTGTCACGCAACTTAAATCGCAACCTGGCTCAGATGGACAGCCTGCAGAATCAACTTACAACCGGCCGCAAAATCAACAAGCCTTCCGATGATCCTGTCGGTATCACGTATTCGCTCCGTTACCGGACGGAGCTCGCCTCGAATGAACAGTTTCAGAAAAATGCCGATGCCGCGCATTCGTGGCTGGATTTCAATGATACAGTGCTCGGGCAAGCGGGCGATGTTATGAAGCGTATTAAAGAATTGACCGTAAACGGTTCAAATGGAACAAACCCTCAGGATGCGCTGGACAGTATCAATAGTGAGCTTACGCAGCTGAAGAGCCAATTGATCGACATTGCAAACAGCAAACTAAACGGTAAATATGTATTCAACGGCCAGCAATTCGATAAATTGCCTTATGATGTGAATGCGCCTGGCTTTGATGCGAAACAAGTCGTTACGGATGCAGGCGATGTATCTTATGCAGTCGGTGTCGGAGTTACGCTGCCTGTTAACATATCGGGCAATGAGGTTTTCGGTACCGGCAATCCGGTAGAGGCGGATAATGTATTCTCGGTCCTTGACAATATTATCAGCAATTTTGCAGTGGGCAACCAAGCCGGAGCCGCTGCGCAGCTAGGAAATCTCGCAAGCAGGGATGCTAAAATCACCAATGCCCGGTCAGAGGTCGGTGCAAAGGTGAATCGGATCGAGCTGATGCAGAACCGCTTGGATGATCTGGGCATCAATTTGACGGATATGCAGTCGAAGACCGAAGATGCGGACTATGATAAGCTTCTCATTGATTCGAAGATTAACGAGAATATCTATCAGGCCTCGTTGTCGGTAGGAGCTAAAGTCATTTCTCCGTCCTTGGTTGATTTTCTACATTAG
- a CDS encoding glycosyltransferase family A protein, which yields MIPVLAGILGCYALAVIVIHVYSALRRGRVRSAKHYVLIAGNEGHQMEWYMRSLRRFSHLTGTEVKVTVVDSGSEDETIHIVRCFAKQNMDVHYHSTAGHSDKHSAGDDQMNEGAPATSAEPVSSNSNDAGQAKWQRFRGKWGSRQDDTAMGQQAAEPGEQQPGRSMKRLMQGKKGMSGPAGKSLEPTHLLWMLQAEGVVSVKEHAVLIDLRDPADLSKLPF from the coding sequence TTGATTCCGGTATTAGCGGGGATTTTGGGCTGTTACGCCTTGGCTGTCATCGTCATCCATGTTTATTCCGCCCTGCGGCGGGGACGTGTGCGAAGCGCGAAGCATTATGTGCTGATTGCAGGCAACGAGGGGCATCAGATGGAGTGGTATATGCGTTCCCTTCGACGCTTCTCGCATCTCACGGGCACGGAGGTGAAGGTGACCGTGGTGGACAGCGGGTCGGAGGACGAGACGATCCATATTGTCAGGTGCTTTGCTAAGCAAAACATGGATGTGCATTATCATTCAACTGCGGGACATAGCGATAAGCATTCGGCTGGTGATGATCAGATGAACGAAGGGGCGCCAGCAACGAGCGCAGAGCCGGTTAGTTCGAATTCAAATGATGCGGGTCAAGCAAAATGGCAACGTTTTCGCGGGAAATGGGGCAGCAGGCAGGATGACACCGCAATGGGGCAGCAAGCTGCAGAACCAGGGGAACAGCAGCCGGGCCGCTCGATGAAAAGGCTGATGCAAGGTAAGAAAGGCATGTCGGGTCCGGCCGGCAAATCGCTTGAACCGACGCATTTGCTCTGGATGCTGCAGGCGGAAGGCGTTGTTTCGGTGAAGGAGCATGCGGTGCTGATTGATTTGCGGGATCCGGCGGATTTGTCGAAGCTGCCCTTCTGA
- the flgM gene encoding flagellar biosynthesis anti-sigma factor FlgM, which produces MKINHTQRINAVNPYQKQSDQQAGALGRKKKTDEVQISAEAQEMLSYSRVSDPNRTKLIDELKQSVSSGSYHVESGKIAEKLLPFLKNHKQE; this is translated from the coding sequence GTGAAAATCAATCATACGCAGCGGATCAACGCGGTTAATCCGTATCAGAAGCAAAGCGATCAGCAAGCGGGCGCGCTCGGCCGCAAGAAGAAGACGGACGAGGTACAGATTTCCGCGGAAGCGCAAGAAATGCTGTCTTACAGCCGCGTGAGTGACCCGAATAGAACGAAGCTGATCGATGAACTTAAGCAATCCGTGAGCTCGGGCTCGTACCATGTGGAATCCGGCAAGATCGCCGAGAAGCTGCTGCCCTTTTTGAAAAATCATAAACAAGAATAG
- a CDS encoding flagellar protein FlgN, with the protein MIVETIIATLEEQADIYVQLLALAREKTPYLVGNKVDQLNATMQKERKLLKRAEELEQQRMRLSGQYFSSLGMLRYKGGKITEMIRTVTSPQEKLRLTELHAVLRDSLEELQKVNQLNQQLIEQSLKFIDYSIDLMVEDPSNDVTYQHPQSAGYQSSRSSAFDTRG; encoded by the coding sequence ATGATCGTGGAGACGATAATCGCAACGCTGGAAGAGCAAGCGGACATCTATGTGCAGCTGCTTGCGCTGGCCAGAGAGAAAACGCCCTATCTTGTTGGCAATAAGGTGGATCAGTTAAATGCCACGATGCAGAAGGAACGGAAGCTTCTGAAGCGGGCGGAGGAGCTGGAGCAGCAGCGGATGAGACTGTCGGGACAATATTTTTCGAGTCTTGGCATGCTTCGTTACAAGGGCGGCAAAATTACGGAAATGATTCGGACGGTCACGTCGCCTCAAGAGAAATTACGACTTACGGAGCTTCACGCGGTGCTTCGGGATTCGCTTGAAGAGCTCCAGAAGGTCAATCAGCTGAATCAGCAGTTAATTGAGCAATCGCTGAAGTTCATCGACTACTCGATCGATTTAATGGTTGAGGATCCTAGCAATGACGTCACTTATCAGCACCCGCAAAGCGCTGGCTACCAATCGTCCAGAAGCAGCGCATTCGATACAAGAGGTTAG
- a CDS encoding ComF family protein: MPVSEDRLLERGFNQAERLGAYLAQAALIPLHDVLRRTRHSSKQSSKTRGARLRDTLHLFQADAESLRDMLATIKKSKSASVQSHVVRLLLIDDIYTTGSTVHACARTLFESINLENPALHVEIYSLTLARS; encoded by the coding sequence GTGCCGGTGAGCGAAGATCGTCTGCTTGAACGCGGCTTTAACCAAGCCGAGCGGCTCGGCGCTTATCTGGCTCAGGCAGCGCTTATTCCGCTTCATGATGTGCTTCGCCGCACGCGTCACAGCAGCAAGCAGAGCTCGAAGACGAGAGGGGCGCGTCTGCGCGACACGCTACATTTATTCCAGGCAGATGCCGAATCGCTCCGTGACATGCTGGCGACGATCAAGAAGAGCAAGTCCGCCTCTGTGCAATCGCATGTCGTAAGGCTGCTGCTGATCGACGATATTTACACGACAGGAAGCACGGTCCATGCCTGCGCGCGAACGCTTTTCGAATCTATCAATCTTGAAAATCCTGCTTTACACGTTGAAATCTACAGCCTAACGCTGGCCCGATCCTAG